Proteins found in one Cryptomeria japonica unplaced genomic scaffold, Sugi_1.0 HiC_scaffold_729, whole genome shotgun sequence genomic segment:
- the LOC131872686 gene encoding glycine-rich cell wall structural protein 2-like translates to TYASASTGAAYLSTGGYAAGAGGVGSGGYGFGSRSRSAPGGALMTGAGGARNDEIPNPGAGAKPSGAGGGSDGGARTTASSGPATFASVTLASAHDVSIYYATLALYASGAG, encoded by the exons CTACCTATGCTTCTGCTTCTACTGGTGCTGCTTACCTTTCCACTGGTGGATATGCTGCTGGTGCTGGCGGTGTAGGTAGTGGTGGATATGGGTTTGGATCTAGATCTCGATCTGCTCCGGGTGGTGCTTTAATGACAGGTGCTGGTGGTGCAAGGAATGATGAAATACCAAACCCAGGCGCTGGTGCAAAGCCCAGTGGTGCAGGTGGCGGTTCTGATGGTGGTGCCA GAACAACTGCTTCATCTGGACCTGCTACCTTTGCTTCTGTTACCCTTGCATCTGCGCATGATGTCTCCATATATTATGCTACCCTTGCTCTCTATGCTAGTGGTGCTGGATAA